Within Actinobaculum sp. 313, the genomic segment GCCGAGGCAACGTATCCTTGAGTACATGATTGATATCCGTTTCGTCCGCGAGAATCCTGAAGCCGTGCGCGAGTCGCAGCGGCGGCGTGGCAATGACGAGTCGACCGTTGATGCTCTGCTGGCGGCCGACGACGCCCGGCGATCCGCATTGCAGACTTTCGAGTCCGAGCGAGCGCGTCAGAAGGAACTGTCGCGTTCGGTCGGAAAGGCAAGCCCGGAGGAACGGCCGGTAATTCTGGCTCAGGCCAAGGAACTCGCCGAACGGGTTAAGGCGCTCGAAGCGGAGGCCGCGCGAGCCAACGTGGCATATGAAGAAGCTAATCGAGCCATTCAGAACATCGTGCTGGATGGTGTTCCCGCCGGCGGAGAAGACGATTATGAGGTGCTGCGCCATGTGGGCACCCCGCGGGACTTCGCTGCAGAGGGTTTCGACCCGGCTGATCATCTCGACGTGGCCGAAGGTATTGACGCCATCGACATGGCGCGGGGCACGAAGGTTTCCGGTGCGCGCTTCTACTATCTCAAGGGTGCGGGTGCACGCCTGGAGTTAGCACTGCTGACAATGGCTGCCGATCAGGCGGAGGCCAACGGTTTCACCCTCATGGTCACTCCCACGCTGGTCAATCCGGACATTATGGCTGGCACAGGGTTCCTCGGCGCGCATTCGGACGAGATTTACTATCTACCGGCGGACAACCAGTACTTGGTGGGCACCTCGGAGGTCGCGCTGGCCGGATACCACAAGGATGAAATCGTCGATCTGTCGGACGGGCCGATACGCTATGCCGGTTGGTCATCGTGTTACCGGCGTGAGGCAGGCTCCTACGGCAAGGACACACGCGGAATCATCCGCGTGCACCAATTCAACAAGGTGGAGATGTTCTCCTATTGCCGGATCGAGGATGCGGCGGACGAACATCAGCGCTTCCTCGCTTGGGAAGAGGAAATGCTGCACAAGGTGGAGTTGCCGTACCGCGTCATCAATACCGCCGCGGGCGATCTTGGCTCCTCCGCTGCGCAGAAGTTCGACTGCGAGGCCTGGCTGCCGACCCAAAACCGCTACATGGAGGTCACGTCGACGTCGAACTGCACCACTTACCAGGCGCGGCGGCTTCACGTGCGGGAGCGGACTACCGGAGAGAATCGTATCGCGGCGACGCTGAACGGTACCCTCGCCACGACGCGCTGGTTGGTGGCGCTGTTTGAGAATCACCAGCAGGCCGATGGGACCTTGTACGTTCCGGAGGCACTGCGCCCGTATCTGGGTGGTCGCGACCATATTGCACCAGTTGACAGGAAATGAATGTGGCACTTCCGCTCACCGACGACGCCTACGACTGCACGCCTGCCGATAAC encodes:
- the serS gene encoding serine--tRNA ligase, whose product is MIDIRFVRENPEAVRESQRRRGNDESTVDALLAADDARRSALQTFESERARQKELSRSVGKASPEERPVILAQAKELAERVKALEAEAARANVAYEEANRAIQNIVLDGVPAGGEDDYEVLRHVGTPRDFAAEGFDPADHLDVAEGIDAIDMARGTKVSGARFYYLKGAGARLELALLTMAADQAEANGFTLMVTPTLVNPDIMAGTGFLGAHSDEIYYLPADNQYLVGTSEVALAGYHKDEIVDLSDGPIRYAGWSSCYRREAGSYGKDTRGIIRVHQFNKVEMFSYCRIEDAADEHQRFLAWEEEMLHKVELPYRVINTAAGDLGSSAAQKFDCEAWLPTQNRYMEVTSTSNCTTYQARRLHVRERTTGENRIAATLNGTLATTRWLVALFENHQQADGTLYVPEALRPYLGGRDHIAPVDRK